The Teredinibacter sp. KSP-S5-2 genome includes a window with the following:
- a CDS encoding SMP-30/gluconolactonase/LRE family protein, protein MRLMTAMPLVVALVSGCASTTQELFTVSDWTKDGDFTNGIEGPAVDTNGHLYAVNFKEQGTIGVIPKKMQPELYVTLPEGSTGNGIRFDRHGNMLIADYSAHNVLKVDAQSKKVSVYAHNPKMNQPNDIAIAPNGILFASDPNWANSTGNLWRVEEGKVTLLESNMGTTNGVEVSPDGRTLYVNESVQRKVYAYDLDASGNVSNKRTFIEFDDFGMDGMRCDVSGNLYIARYGAGVVAIVSPEGKLIREVKLKGQHPTNVAFGGVDGKQVFVTMQKRGAIETFFTDTPGRAWVEQQ, encoded by the coding sequence ATGCGGCTTATGACTGCGATGCCACTGGTTGTGGCACTTGTTTCTGGATGTGCCTCAACAACTCAAGAACTGTTTACTGTATCGGACTGGACCAAGGATGGGGATTTCACCAATGGTATCGAAGGGCCAGCGGTGGATACAAACGGACATTTGTATGCGGTGAACTTTAAAGAGCAGGGAACGATTGGTGTTATCCCGAAGAAAATGCAGCCAGAGTTGTATGTAACTTTGCCTGAAGGTAGTACGGGCAATGGTATTCGTTTTGATCGGCATGGCAACATGTTGATTGCGGATTACTCAGCTCATAATGTGTTGAAGGTGGATGCTCAATCAAAAAAAGTGAGCGTCTATGCACACAACCCTAAAATGAACCAGCCAAATGATATTGCCATTGCGCCGAATGGAATTTTATTCGCCAGTGATCCCAACTGGGCAAACAGTACCGGTAACCTATGGCGTGTTGAAGAGGGTAAGGTCACGCTTCTGGAATCCAATATGGGGACAACCAACGGTGTTGAAGTCAGCCCAGATGGCCGTACTTTGTATGTAAACGAAAGTGTTCAGCGAAAAGTTTACGCTTATGACCTGGATGCATCTGGAAATGTTTCCAATAAACGAACCTTTATCGAATTTGACGATTTTGGTATGGACGGCATGCGCTGTGATGTTTCCGGTAATCTGTATATCGCTCGTTATGGTGCTGGTGTTGTGGCCATAGTGTCACCTGAAGGCAAATTAATTCGAGAAGTGAAATTGAAGGGGCAGCACCCAACAAATGTGGCTTTTGGTGGGGTTGATGGCAAGCAGGTTTTCGTTACCATGCAAAAACGTGGTGCAATTGAAACATTTTTTACGGATACTCCCGGCCGGGCTTGGGTTGAGCAGCAGTGA